The following proteins are encoded in a genomic region of Hyla sarda isolate aHylSar1 chromosome 3, aHylSar1.hap1, whole genome shotgun sequence:
- the LOC130360705 gene encoding uncharacterized protein LOC130360705, giving the protein MNKNVKKEVWVRIFREMYPDWDEKARGLRNKIGEDVKNRWRSLRDQFRRYENAKEQSGSSPISRRRFAYYESLLFLRSGRELRPSSGNVGDTNQPEDEETITLDSSPSMINTEDDPPLESNQAASGGPSTSHIRANLQRGRHQSREGGFNVNRQNFEFEALSMLQRVEKEDEWDHLACTLASRLRKLPVGRQWHCVPILFEVVEIFNSPNPIPTNLEIITELNKLKQSRCQSIHSAPHVAPQSSATLSSSEDQPHMLSQPSSCPASIREPSHVSLNLGRCSSFRQMLDFSPPDSDHLPAFSYCPTNRSSSQPSDNVTSPDASPPVYQAL; this is encoded by the exons GTGAAGATGTTAAAAACCGTTGGCGGTCTTTGAGGGACCAGTTTCGACGCTATGAAAATGCTAAAGAACAGAGTGGTTCATCCCCTATCAGTCGCAGACGCTTTGCCTACTATGAGTCCCTGTTATTTTTACGCTCTGGAAGAGAGCTTCGGcc ATCTAGTGGTAATGTTGGTGATACCAATCAACCTGAAGATGAAGAAACCATTACCCTAGACTCTTCACCATCCATGATTAATACAGAAGATGACCCTCCTTTGGAAAGCAATCAAGCGGCTTCGGGTGGCCCTTCAACTAGCCATATTCGGGCAAATTTGCAGAGAGGCAGACACCAATCACGTGAAGGGGGTTTCAATGTTAACAGGCAAAATTTTGAGTTTGAGGCTCTGTCTATGCTGCAGAGAGTTGAAAAGGAGGATGAGTGGGACCATTTGGCATGTACCTTGGCTTCTCGCCTTCGTAAGCTGCCAGTTGGCCGCCAGTGGCACTGTGTTCCTATTCTGTTTGAAGTAGTTGAAATTTTTAATTCCCCTAATCCGATTCCCACTAACTTAGAAATAATAACAGAGCTAAATAAGCTTAAACAAAGTAGATGCCAGTCGATTCACTCTGCACCCCATGTAGCCCCACAATCAAGTGCCACTCTTTCCTCCTCTGAGGATCAACCTCACATGTTGTCCCAGCCTTCTTCCTGCCCAGCCTCAATAAGAGAACCGTCTCATGTATCTTTAAATTTAGGCAGATGTTCTAGTTTTCGCCAAATGTTGGACTTTAGTCCCCCAGATTCTGACCACTTACCTGCTTTTTCATACTGTCCAACAAATCGGTCAAGTTCGCAGCCATCAGACAATGTTACATCACCTGATGCTTCGCCACCAGTATATCAGGCATTGTAG